One genomic segment of Brevibacillus laterosporus LMG 15441 includes these proteins:
- a CDS encoding CTP synthase has protein sequence MAKYIFVTGGVVSSLGKGITAASLGRLLKNRGCKVTIQKFDPYINVDPGTMSPFQHGEVFVTDDGAETDLDLGHYERFIDINLSANSNVTTGKIYSSVISKERRGDYLGGTVQVIPHITNEIKERVFRAGRETNADVVITEIGGTVGDIESLPFLEAIRQIKSDVGVSNVMYIHVTLIPYIRAAGEMKTKPTQHSVKELRSLGIQPNVIVTRTEQPLSQDMKDKLALFCDIDKNAVIECRDADTLYEVPLMLQEQGLDDYVCKHFGLSCPQADMTEWSVLVDKVKSLQHRTRIAIVGKYVELHDAYLSVAEALYHAGFANDTDIEIKWVNSEEVTDENVAEVLGDVHGILVPGGFGDRGIEGKIAATRFARENKVPFFGICLGMQVAVIEYSRHMLNLAGANSSEIDPSTSYPVIDLLPEQKDIEDKGGTMRLGLGPTKAKEGTMAAQAYGSTLIYERHRHRYEVNNEYRDQLEKAGLVISGTTPDGKLVEMVELKDHPWFLAAQFHPEFTSRPNRPQPLFREFVKAALHSHQS, from the coding sequence ATGGCGAAGTATATATTTGTTACAGGTGGGGTCGTTTCCTCGCTAGGTAAAGGGATTACAGCTGCTTCACTAGGACGGTTGCTAAAAAACAGAGGATGCAAGGTTACTATTCAAAAATTTGATCCATATATCAATGTTGACCCAGGAACAATGAGTCCATTTCAACATGGTGAGGTTTTTGTAACGGATGATGGTGCAGAAACCGATTTGGATCTTGGTCACTATGAGCGCTTTATTGATATTAACCTAAGCGCTAATTCCAATGTAACAACCGGTAAGATTTATTCTAGTGTTATTAGTAAAGAACGTCGTGGAGATTACTTGGGTGGAACTGTACAAGTTATTCCGCATATCACAAATGAAATTAAAGAGCGAGTATTCCGTGCTGGTCGTGAAACGAATGCAGATGTTGTTATCACGGAAATTGGTGGAACAGTAGGGGACATCGAGAGCTTGCCTTTCCTTGAAGCAATTCGCCAAATCAAGAGTGATGTAGGTGTCTCTAACGTCATGTATATCCACGTAACCTTGATTCCGTACATTCGTGCAGCCGGTGAAATGAAAACAAAGCCAACGCAGCATAGCGTAAAAGAATTACGTAGCTTGGGAATTCAGCCAAATGTGATTGTCACGAGAACAGAACAGCCGCTGTCTCAAGATATGAAGGACAAGCTTGCTCTATTCTGCGATATTGATAAAAATGCTGTAATTGAGTGCCGCGATGCAGATACGTTGTATGAAGTGCCACTAATGCTGCAAGAGCAAGGCTTAGATGATTATGTATGCAAACACTTTGGACTGTCTTGCCCTCAGGCAGATATGACAGAGTGGAGTGTACTTGTTGATAAGGTGAAGAGCTTACAGCATAGAACCCGTATTGCGATTGTAGGTAAATATGTTGAGTTACATGACGCTTATCTGTCAGTAGCTGAAGCACTTTACCATGCAGGGTTTGCTAATGATACCGATATTGAAATCAAATGGGTTAATTCTGAAGAGGTTACAGATGAAAATGTAGCTGAAGTTTTAGGTGATGTTCATGGTATCTTAGTTCCAGGTGGTTTTGGGGATCGTGGGATTGAAGGGAAGATTGCTGCAACTCGCTTCGCACGTGAGAACAAGGTTCCATTCTTTGGAATTTGCTTAGGGATGCAAGTGGCAGTTATTGAATATTCTCGTCATATGCTAAACCTAGCTGGTGCGAACAGCTCAGAAATTGATCCTTCCACTAGCTATCCTGTTATTGATCTATTGCCTGAACAGAAGGATATTGAGGATAAAGGCGGCACTATGCGTCTTGGCCTTGGACCAACTAAAGCAAAAGAAGGAACAATGGCAGCACAAGCGTATGGTAGCACATTGATTTATGAGCGCCACCGCCATCGTTATGAAGTAAATAATGAATACCGCGATCAACTCGAAAAAGCAGGCTTGGTGATTTCTGGTACGACACCAGACGGTAAATTAGTAGAGATGGTTGAGTTAAAGGATCATCCATGGTTCTTAGCTGCGCAGTTCCATCCAGAATTTACTTCTCGTCCGAATCGTCCTCAGCCGTTATTCCGTGAATTCGTGAAAGCTGCTTTGCACTCTCATCAATCATAA
- the rpoE gene encoding DNA-directed RNA polymerase subunit delta, with amino-acid sequence MSKLLQQYNEEKLQEMAMVDIAYEILRETNRPYNFRELMNEIAILRKLTEEQLMAVIAQVYTEVNIDGRYVCIGENTWGLKRWYATEAVEESQEGGVKKKKSAVVDDFEDFDMEDDDVAEVFEEEDDIALFEEEEEEFVDEDDVDSEEDIEDIDEDEEDLEDEDLFEDDEETEEEDEEDPDLDK; translated from the coding sequence TTGAGTAAATTACTTCAGCAATATAATGAAGAGAAGTTGCAAGAGATGGCGATGGTTGATATCGCTTATGAAATCCTAAGAGAAACAAATCGCCCTTATAATTTCCGTGAACTTATGAATGAAATTGCTATCTTGCGTAAGCTGACAGAAGAGCAATTGATGGCTGTCATTGCTCAAGTGTATACAGAAGTAAATATTGATGGTCGTTATGTATGTATTGGTGAGAATACATGGGGATTAAAACGTTGGTATGCAACGGAAGCAGTTGAAGAGAGCCAAGAAGGCGGAGTTAAAAAGAAAAAATCTGCTGTTGTTGACGACTTTGAAGACTTCGATATGGAAGACGATGATGTTGCTGAAGTATTTGAAGAGGAAGATGATATCGCCCTGTTTGAAGAGGAAGAGGAAGAATTTGTTGATGAGGACGATGTTGATTCAGAGGAAGACATTGAAGACATCGATGAAGACGAAGAAGATCTAGAAGATGAGGATCTTTTTGAAGATGACGAAGAAACCGAGGAAGAAGACGAAGAAGATCCTGATCTTGATAAGTAA